The Microplitis demolitor isolate Queensland-Clemson2020A chromosome 8, iyMicDemo2.1a, whole genome shotgun sequence genome has a segment encoding these proteins:
- the LOC128668395 gene encoding uncharacterized protein LOC128668395, with protein MVRNYKSKNTHMSWNELAMAKAIEAVNQGEMGYLAASKAFGVPKTTLRRRSNFYKLNNDIEFVSSKGLPRKFTPVFSPVQESELVSYLKDLESRLFGLSSFEVRILAYQLAEKNQIKHPFVNGVAGEDWLQGFLKRNPTLSLRKPESTSAARAAGFNRIVIQNFFNLLKQIMEKYNLLPHRIFNVDETGCSSVPKTHGKIIVEKGKKQVGILTSAERGKNVTMELCVSASGQFLPPLFIFPRKRMKPNLLNNTIPGSWGLCHSSGWMQHDLFLQWFQWFVDQVKPTSEDPVLLILDGHTTHTNNLDVIDYARDHHVVILCLPPHCTHRLQPLDVSVMKPISSYYEQEVKKWLSEHPGRVVTPEVLPMLFSNALNKAAKPETIINGFRKTGIYPMNPDIFDSKDFAPADTTNSNKPPEEQSLENLTQSLSDLCKTDFIEGPEPEQQPEQQQLEQQELRQQEPEKPELQQQLEEPVIIPIASTSTGKPSLRPPSRYFRPQIIDESSDEEMEKSLTENITKTAASSKATMRQNTSKFYVTPYDIKPLPSRDSPPKKRRRGVTRILTSKQYRDELEEKKNNQKIKNIIAEKVTNKNKAPKIKKKKSSQKEDSDCHCLYCNGLYSESKESWIQCNNCKMWSHDSCASIEEDFSDEYTCDYCENN; from the exons atggtgcgcaattataaatcaaaaaatactcATATGTCATGGAATGAATTGGCTATGGCAAAAGCTATCGAAGCAGTTAACCAAGGAGAGATGGGATATCTTGCTGCTTCAAAAGCGTTTGGAGTACCAAAAACCACTCTGAGACGCCGatccaatttttataaattaaacaatgatATAGAGTTTGTATCATCGAAAG ggCTACCCAGAAAGTTTACTCCAGTTTTTAGTCCTGTGCAAGAATCCGAACTTGTCagttatttaaaagatttagaAAGTCGATTATTTGGATTATCAAGCTTCGAGGTGAGAATCCTCGCTTATCAGCTcgctgaaaaaaatcaaattaaacaTCCATTTGTAAATGGAGTAGCTGGAGAAGATTGGCTGCAAGGATTTTTGAAACGTAACCCCACCTTATCGTTACGCAAACCTGAAAGCACATCAGCAGCACGGGCAGctggtttcaatcggattgtcattcaaaatttttttaacttactaAAACAGATTATGGAAAAATACAATCTACTTCCTCATCGTATTTTTAACGTAGATGAAACTGGCTGTAGTAGTGTCCCAAAAACTCACGGGAAAATCATTGTTGAGAAAGGAAAAAAACAAGTTGGAATTTTAACGTCAGCTGAGCGAGGTAAAAATGTGACAATGGAGCTTTGTGTTTCAGCTTCAGGACAATTTTTACCACCATTGTTCATTTTTCCTCGTAAGCGTATGAAACCCAACTTGTTGAATAATACAATCCCAGGAAGTTGGGGGCTTTGTCATTCCAGTGGCTGGATGCAACATGATCTCTTCTTGCAGTGGTTCCAATGGTTTGTTGACCAGGTTAAGCCAACTTCTGAAGATCCAGTGCTGCTGATTTTGGATGGGCATACGACACACACTAACAATTTAGATGTGATTGACTACGCTCGTGATCATCACGTTGTAATTCTTTGCTTGCCACCTCATTGCACTCACCGTTTACAACCATTGGATGTCAGTGTAATGAAACCAATATCTTCTTATTATGAgcaagaagtaaaaaaatggttATCAGAGCACCCAGGAAGAGTCGTCACGCCTGAAGTTCTGCCAATGCTGTTCAGTAATGCATTAAATAAAGCAGCAAAGCCTGAAACTATAATAAATGGTTTCCGAAAAACTGGAATTTACCCAATGAATCCAGATATTTTTGACTCAAAAGATTTTGCTCCTGCCGACACTACCAATAGCAACAAACCACCTGAAGAACAATCACTAGAAAATCTGACCCAAAGTCTGAGTGATTTGTGCAAGACAGATTTTATTGAAGGACCTGAACCCGAGCAACAACCTGAACAGCAGCAACTTGAGCAACAAGAGCTTAGACAGCAAGAGCCAGAAAAACCTGAACTGCAACAACAACTTGAAGAGCCAGTAATTATTCCAATTGCCTCCACCTCCACTGGTAAACCATCGTTGAGGCCCCCATCTAGGTACTTTAGACCACAAATTATTGACGAAAGCTCCGATGAAGAGATGGAAAAATCTCTTACTGAAAATATCACTAAAACTGCTGCATCATCCAAAGCAACGATGAGACAAAACACATCGAAGTTTTATGTAACACCTTACGACATCAAGCCATTGCCATCAAGAGACTCCCCGCCAAAAAAACGACGTCGAGGTGTGACGAGGATTTTAACCAGTAAACAATACCGTGATGAgttggaagaaaaaaaaaataatcaaaaaataaaaaatataatagcagAAAAAGTCACTAATAAAAACAAAgctccaaaaattaaaaaaaaaaaaagttctcaaaAAGAAGACAGTGATTGCCATTGCCTGTATTGTAATGGACTCTATTCTGAATCAAAGGAATCATGGATTCAGTGCAATAACTGCAAAATGTGGTCTCACGATTCCTGTGC